A window of the Pelorhabdus rhamnosifermentans genome harbors these coding sequences:
- a CDS encoding Lar family restriction alleviation protein → MINNIKLSCPFCGGKNIEFDDCKGTEACNNFEECKSAYYTVVCNINKGGCGASSGYYQTKEQAIKAWNRRVVLEDSK, encoded by the coding sequence ATGATCAATAATATAAAACTTAGTTGCCCTTTTTGTGGGGGTAAAAATATTGAATTTGATGATTGTAAAGGGACGGAAGCGTGTAATAACTTTGAGGAATGTAAATCAGCGTATTATACGGTAGTTTGCAACATTAATAAAGGAGGTTGCGGAGCGTCTAGTGGATATTATCAAACTAAAGAGCAGGCTATTAAAGCTTGGAATAGGCGCGTGGTATTGGAGGACAGCAAATGA
- a CDS encoding RtcB family protein, which yields MRSYKNGLLPVKTWANEIEESAFKQVENLSNLPFAYHHIALMPDCHCGYGMPIGGVLATNDVIIPNAVGVDIGCGMVAVKTTATKITEEQIKQIIGKAREVIPVGFKHHQNPQESSVFDNAPLNIPIIKQEFENMKYQLGTLGGGNHFIEIQKGDDDHIWLMIHSGSRNLGKKVCDLYNKIAQDHNAEYYSTVPKEWQLAFLPASSMSATEYLTAMNFCLEFAYANRGHMMNKLVEIFNDVTGHGEESHINIHHNYAALENHFGKNVWVHRKGAIRMREGEKGIIPGSMGTPSYIVEGLGNKESFMSASHGAGRKMSRSEADKTFTEEEANKSIDGVVFGRWNKNRKGGLDLSECPLAYKNIEEVIRNESDLVKPLVKLQPLGVMKG from the coding sequence ATGAGATCATACAAAAATGGATTATTGCCTGTTAAAACGTGGGCTAACGAAATAGAAGAATCGGCATTTAAACAAGTCGAGAACTTATCAAACTTACCTTTTGCTTATCATCATATTGCATTGATGCCTGATTGCCATTGCGGTTATGGCATGCCTATAGGTGGAGTGTTGGCAACAAATGATGTGATAATTCCAAATGCCGTAGGTGTGGATATTGGTTGCGGGATGGTAGCCGTTAAGACTACTGCTACAAAAATTACAGAGGAACAAATTAAACAGATTATTGGTAAGGCAAGAGAAGTTATACCTGTCGGGTTTAAACATCATCAAAATCCACAAGAAAGCAGTGTATTTGATAATGCGCCGTTAAATATTCCTATCATCAAACAAGAGTTTGAAAATATGAAATATCAATTAGGAACATTAGGCGGGGGAAATCATTTTATTGAGATCCAAAAAGGCGACGATGATCATATTTGGCTCATGATTCATAGCGGTAGCAGAAATTTAGGGAAAAAGGTATGCGATTTATATAATAAAATAGCTCAAGATCATAATGCTGAATATTATTCTACGGTGCCAAAAGAATGGCAATTGGCTTTTTTACCTGCTTCATCAATGTCTGCTACAGAATATTTAACTGCTATGAATTTCTGCCTTGAATTTGCTTATGCCAATCGTGGACATATGATGAATAAGCTTGTTGAAATTTTTAATGATGTTACCGGACATGGTGAAGAAAGTCATATCAATATTCATCATAATTATGCCGCTCTTGAAAATCATTTTGGTAAAAATGTTTGGGTGCATCGTAAAGGTGCAATTCGGATGCGTGAAGGCGAAAAAGGAATTATTCCCGGCTCGATGGGAACGCCTTCGTATATTGTTGAAGGGCTAGGTAATAAAGAATCGTTTATGTCTGCTTCTCATGGCGCGGGGCGTAAAATGAGCAGGTCTGAAGCAGATAAAACATTTACAGAGGAAGAAGCTAATAAGTCGATTGATGGCGTTGTGTTTGGCAGATGGAACAAGAACAGAAAAGGCGGTTTAGATTTATCGGAATGTCCATTAGCTTATAAAAACATTGAAGAAGTAATTCGGAATGAATCCGATTTAGTTAAACCTTTGGTAAAATTACAGCCTTTGGGAGTAATGAAGGGATAA
- a CDS encoding YjcQ family protein — MEFDTKQKVLIAMYVEYQKDLPNMDENITPENLGLQEEIFAVAIEKLLNEELINGADVTRCIGTYDQPEATLFGAMLTSKGISYVEEKLGINSNLSGKEKIEVVRKSFLEQGLDVLTDFAAKVTAELIKAQT; from the coding sequence GTGGAATTCGATACTAAGCAAAAGGTATTAATTGCAATGTATGTAGAGTATCAAAAAGACCTACCTAATATGGATGAAAATATAACCCCCGAGAACTTGGGGTTGCAAGAAGAAATTTTTGCTGTAGCAATAGAAAAATTGCTTAATGAAGAATTGATAAATGGTGCTGATGTAACAAGGTGCATAGGAACCTATGATCAACCTGAAGCGACACTTTTTGGTGCCATGTTAACTTCAAAAGGCATTTCATATGTTGAAGAAAAACTAGGTATTAACTCAAACCTATCAGGTAAAGAAAAAATTGAGGTTGTACGCAAATCATTTTTGGAACAAGGGTTGGATGTATTGACAGATTTTGCTGCTAAAGTAACTGCAGAACTAATAAAAGCGCAAACTTGA
- a CDS encoding DUF3560 domain-containing protein, with the protein MRLDTKEKRQAARKLYIDMCKGATVNEHKDANCVIVTYEVSNKPYLMIFDGTAGKPSSHYYYRSFESRQAAIEKHLESQRSRLAYKAEQKAKNKGQLTGAAATAKAIRTKLKEVFPEVKFFVTSENFAGGDSVHISWIDGPVTELVDRIVGQYEQGHFNGMEDIYEYRHLDTEKLGCPGAKYIMTSREQSEERKTELQAHCRNRFNQSIEEAFQQNYENTWYYENRFPECWEQKYQDMKAANDEADRAAYAKQEEERRAKYEAEHQEELQEISTVAEVLPEVNEVSEVSSKEITEVQQEEKRPLNSYEQKLENRRQRYLEFAANKRSESKAAYNQAHKMAEVIPFGQPILVGHHSERSDRNYRNKISNKYEKSFKLSDTANYYEQKAASVGTGGISSDDPDAIIKLKAQLEQAEKAQETMKAVNKAIRKNDDNELYKLGYTDSQIAKLKMPDSLGRVGFANYALTNNNANIHRIKQRIEVLERNANKQPVEVEYDRYTYKEDDNRCQFIFDGKPADNIREVLKHNSFKWSPSRSAWVRQLTGNGKYAARRVMEQLKGIG; encoded by the coding sequence ATGAGGTTAGACACAAAAGAAAAACGTCAAGCAGCGCGCAAATTGTATATTGATATGTGTAAAGGTGCAACCGTCAACGAACACAAAGACGCTAACTGCGTAATTGTTACTTATGAGGTAAGCAATAAGCCGTATCTTATGATTTTCGACGGAACAGCAGGCAAGCCGTCCAGTCATTACTACTATCGTAGCTTTGAATCACGGCAGGCTGCTATTGAAAAGCATCTTGAATCGCAGAGGTCCAGACTTGCCTATAAAGCTGAACAAAAAGCCAAAAATAAAGGCCAGCTTACAGGCGCAGCGGCAACAGCTAAAGCTATTCGCACTAAACTTAAAGAGGTTTTCCCAGAGGTTAAATTCTTCGTTACTTCTGAAAACTTTGCAGGCGGCGACAGCGTTCATATTTCATGGATTGACGGCCCCGTCACCGAATTAGTAGACCGCATTGTCGGACAATATGAGCAAGGCCATTTTAACGGTATGGAGGATATTTACGAATATCGCCATTTAGACACTGAAAAATTAGGCTGTCCAGGTGCTAAATATATAATGACAAGTCGTGAACAATCAGAAGAACGTAAAACAGAATTGCAGGCTCATTGTCGAAATAGATTCAATCAGTCAATTGAAGAAGCGTTTCAACAAAACTATGAAAACACTTGGTATTACGAAAATCGTTTCCCGGAATGTTGGGAACAAAAATACCAAGATATGAAAGCTGCTAATGATGAAGCAGATCGGGCAGCATATGCCAAGCAAGAGGAAGAACGCCGCGCAAAATATGAAGCTGAACACCAAGAGGAATTGCAAGAGATTTCCACTGTTGCAGAGGTTTTGCCAGAAGTCAATGAGGTTTCAGAGGTTTCAAGTAAAGAAATAACAGAGGTTCAGCAGGAAGAAAAACGCCCACTTAACTCCTACGAACAAAAACTTGAAAATAGGCGGCAAAGGTATTTAGAATTTGCCGCAAACAAGAGGTCTGAAAGCAAGGCCGCATATAATCAAGCCCATAAAATGGCAGAGGTCATTCCATTCGGTCAACCTATTTTAGTCGGGCATCATTCTGAACGGTCTGACCGTAATTACCGCAATAAAATCAGCAATAAATACGAAAAGTCTTTCAAACTGTCTGACACAGCAAACTATTACGAACAAAAAGCCGCTTCTGTTGGTACTGGCGGCATATCCTCTGATGACCCAGACGCAATCATAAAGTTAAAGGCTCAACTCGAACAGGCAGAAAAAGCACAAGAAACTATGAAAGCCGTTAATAAAGCCATTCGCAAAAATGATGATAACGAACTGTATAAACTCGGATATACTGATTCGCAAATTGCAAAACTAAAAATGCCTGATTCTTTAGGCCGTGTCGGATTCGCTAATTACGCATTAACCAATAACAATGCCAATATTCACAGGATTAAACAGCGTATAGAGGTATTAGAACGTAATGCAAACAAGCAGCCTGTAGAGGTTGAATATGACAGGTATACCTACAAAGAGGACGACAACCGCTGCCAGTTTATCTTTGACGGTAAACCAGCCGACAATATTAGGGAGGTTTTGAAACATAATTCTTTTAAATGGTCCCCTAGCCGCAGCGCATGGGTTCGCCAGCTAACAGGTAACGGCAAATATGCCGCCCGTCGTGTCATGGAACAATTAAAAGGTATTGGCTGA